The nucleotide window CCCCACAAATAGGATTAGATGAAAACATTAAGAAACAATTTTGGGAGGACCTTGATGCAATTGTCCAGGGCATTCCAAGTAGGGAGAAAATTTTCTTAGGAGGAGACCTAAATGGACATGTAGGGAGTGATAGTGAGGTTTGGGGATATAAATGAGGCTGGAGAAACTATTTTAGAGTTTGCCATTTCATATGACTTGTGTCTAGTAAACACTTGGTTTAAGAAAAGAGTGTCACATTGAATTACATTTAAGAGTGGGCATAATTCTAGTCAGATAGATTTCATTCTTATGTGAAAGTTAGATCGGACTATGTAAGAACTGTAACTGTAAAGTGATCCCAAGAGAGAGACCAACTTCACAACATAGGATGGTAGTGGCTAACATGTTTTAAGAAAGGTTTTGGAAGTAAATTAACACAAGAGCGTAAAATTAGGTGGTGGAATCTAAATGGGGATAAGTATATAGTTTTTAGAGAAAAATTACTTACTAATACAAATTGAGGTTTAGTTAGGGAAACAAACTCTATGTGGGGAGAGATGGCAACTTGTATCAAACAAGTAGCAAAAGCGGTGCTCGGTGAGTTGAAAGGCCCTATCCCTAATGGCAAAGAAACATGGTGGAGGAATGAGGATGTTAAAGAAGCAATTAGGACTAAGAGAGAATGTTATAGGAAGTTAAAAACTGATAGGAATGGGAATAGTTATGAAACGTACAAAGCGGCTAAACAAGAAGCTAAGAAGATTATAGGAGAGGCACATCATAAAGCATATATTGAGTTAGCTAAAACACGCGAAAGGAAAACTAGGGACCTAAATCACGTAAAATGCATCAAGGATATAGATGATAGAGTTTTAAtgaaagatgtagaaattaaTGAGAGGTGGAGACAATACTTCAATGATTTGCTCAATGGCAGGCACAAAGGAAGCATTGAAAATCTTCATAGCTCTCGGGAAAATAGGAATCCATGGTATGTAAGACTCATTAGGGAGACTGAAGTGAAGCCttaaggaaaatgaaaaagggTCAAGCCATGGGACCGGATGGAATTCCAATTGAAGTATGGAAGTGCTTAGGTGATGTAGGCATAGTATGACTCACCAGgttatttaatcaaattattaagacCTGTAGGATGCTTGATGAGTGGAGAAGCACTATAGTACCCATATACAAGAACAAGGGTGATATCCAATGTTGTAATAATTATAGCCACTCTTTAAAACTTTGGGAGAGAGTTGTGGAAAGGAGATTGAGATTAGTATCCACGATATCCGAAAATCAATTTGGTTTTATGCCAAGTCGGTCCACAACGGATGCGATATTTCTACTAAGAGGACTTGTagaaaaatatagacaaaaggAAAAAGACCTCCATTTAGTATTTGTAAATTTGGAGAAGGCATATGATAGGATGCCTAGGGAAGTAATGTGGTGGATTTTTAGAGAAGAGAGAAGTCCCGACTAGCTATATCACAATGATTAGGGATATGAATGAAGGAGCCGTAGCTTGTGTTAGGACTATTGGAGGAGAGGGGAGTTACCCATCACGATAGGAGTACATCAAAGGTCGACGCTAAGTCCGTTCTTGTTCGTTATAGTGATCGATGAACTCACACGACATATCCAAGGTGAGGTACTTTGGTGTATGTTGTTTGCAGATGATATGTTCTAGTGGATGAGACAATATCGAGAGTTAACTCAAAACTTGAAATATAGAGGCAAGCATTAGAGTCTAAAGGATTTGAACTAAGTAGGACTAAAAcagaatatatgaaatgtaagtttagtaagagTAGGCAAGGTAACGAACGAGCAATTAAAGTAGATGGGAAAGAAGTTACAAAAAGTAAAGCTTTTAAATATTTTGGATCGATTTTCCAAGAAGAAGGTGACATAGGTGATGATGtagttaataggattaaaaaaTGGGTGAAATAAGTGAAAGAGTGCATCTAGGGTGTTATACGACCGGAtaaagttgaaaagaaaattctatACGTCAGCAATTCGCCCTGCAATGATGTATGGTTCCGAGTGTTGTGCtatcaagagacaacatattgaaaaaaatgcatgtagcagaaatgtgaatgtttcgttggatgtgtggtcGCACTAAGAAAGATAGGAtaaaaaatgagattattagatctgaGGTATGAGTAGCACCTATTAAAGATAAGTTATGAGAAAATCGGTTACGATGGTATTGACATGtccaacgtagagatagcggtgCGGCAGTGAAGaggaatgagagaatttttatAGGGGAGAGTAGGaggtagacctaaaaagacatggcttaAAGTAAcaagaaattatatgaatttaataggagcagatgaatgtatgattcatgatagaaatgaatggagaaaacaaatacatgtggaTTTCCAATGATGTTGTCATAGACTCGTGTAaccaaccccaaacttttgggataaaggctcagatgatgatgatgacgacaaAAATATACTATGGATCCAACTTCATTGAGGCATTGAACTAAAATCCTGGTGTCTTTAAAATTGCAACACCACAAGGTCCGAAAATAAAAATAGTGTTGCTTGGTAGTTGATTTATTCAAGAATTTACAGTGCATGGTACTGATTGACTTCAAGGACAGTCAAGCCTTGCCAACCCAAGCCCTAAAGTGGGGCGCACAACTAACCATTAACAGGCCATCAGTTAATTGGCCTAAAAGGCATTATTAGGGTATACTAACTCCTTAACCAAAATATTATAAGACTTCAACTGTTCAACAAGACATGAAAGCTCATGAACCTTACTTCAACCTTGCATAGGCATTATTAGGGTATACTAACTCCTTAACCAAAATATTATAAGACTTCAACTGTTCAACAAGACATGAAAGCTCATGAACCTTACTTCAACCTTGCATACAGGTAAAGGTAAAGACAAAAACTAGAACACGATTTCAAACTCATGAAAACTAAATTTAAGCCAATTTACCATCACTCTTACAGTCTTACTCCACTTCTCCCTTCTCCCCCTCTCAACAAACGGAAAAGGCAAGCTAGAGTGAAGTCAAGTAAGGGAACTGGGAACATACTTGCAGATCACACACATGAAGCATCCTAATGTTGTTTTGTCGTACCAAAAATCAGAACAAATAAATTCTGAAGTTTACAAATGGCATGtctttttgatcaaaattccagaaatgaaaaaaagagcCAACTAAACATCATTCAGCAATTTACTCCCATAGTTACTATTATAATACTAGCCTATTAACCGGACTTGATTTAGGGAAAAGGGGAATTTATTTTATGAAGAGAAGTAAATTGAAACTTAAACATAAGAAAAATAAGTTAAACTTAACTGCTCATTGCCGCGAGGACCATTAGAACAAGATGCCAAAACCTCCTCGCTGAAAATCTGGGAACTGACACTGCGACTAACAGACTGCAAAAAGGTAAAAATGGAAGAAACAATATAAAAAGAGTACAGAATAAGTCTAGCAAGTAGCAACAAAATAGCAGCAATGATCCTTCACCAAGTGTTCAAaagataaaaatgaaagaaacaatATAAAAACAGTAAGCTATGACAAGTATGGTCACATACATGAAAAATTGAGGCAATTTCAGCTGTAACTGATTCAATGTTAGATTCCGACAGCCTGTTCAGAAGGCCTGGAACATGATGATGAAAAGGCCAatgaattagaaaaaaaatatggtctATAAATGCTAAAGTTTTACACATACATTAGTTTCATACCCCGAACACGTCGACGGATTTGAGTCTGCTCTTCTGATTCATTTCCAGCACGAGATCTCAAGTGAGGAGCAACATATTTTGTAGCGTGATCAGATGCAAGCACATGGACAGTAGCTTCCCCTGATGCCATCCCTTCAATAACAGTCTTCACTGTGTTTGATTCACCATCAAGTGCGACATTTAAAGGGTCGCCTTCTTGCCCTGGGTCTAACAAATTTCTCTTCCTACGTCTCTTCCGTGAAGGCTTCTTGGTACCAATTTCTTCCAACACCACGTGTGCACCATTGGTTTCCTCCGGATCATAAACTCCTTCCAGAATGTTTTCATTCGTGTTACCTTTAGATTCTTTCTCTAATGACTTGGAACTCTTACATTTTTTCACAATAGGGTGATTTTCATGGCTCGCATAAAGAAAGTCTTCAGAATCCAAAGTAGCTTCATTCCCCGATGAGTCAAGAACAGATGAAATATCTTGAATTAGCATATCTATATCATCATCTGCTTCCCTTAATTTTCCATCCTTCACCTTGAGTTTCTTAGCaagttttctttccaatttcaAATCCTCCTCAGCAGATATAGACGTAGTTTTCATATCCATTTCAAGGAACTCTTCAAACTTTGTTTTTGACCTTCCCTTCAAACTGTTCTTTCCTTTCACCATCTTTGAtttaaaattcaattttctttcaGTATTAGATCCCTCAAAGCTTTGATATTTCCCAGATTCAGAATTTGCCATTATAGTTCCTCTCCCCATTGAAGTTCGAGTGTGTATAGTTTTTGATTTATCAATTCCCTATGGTCCTCCAGAGCTTCGGCAATTGCTGTAAACTTCATTGTATTAACACACGTAGAAAACCAATAATATGCTTGTGGAATAGAGGGAAAGCCTGAGAGAATTTCTTACCTGCTTTTGGGAGCTCTTTCTCTGCCAGAGCTTCTTTACACCTATGACCTATCCCACCACGAATTGCCAACTAAAATTTTCGCTGCTGCAAACATGAGCTACTATCAGCAGATCAAAAACATTGTTACCATGGAATGTAGAGGAAAACTTAAAGCAACTAAAAATCAGTCATCAATACGAAACCAATTATTCAGCAAACAATCACAAACACCTTATAGAAAATAAACCAAATATTTAATCGGTACAGAAAAAATAATCAGTAAATTCAAAAGGCTACATGTACATGCATGATCAGGCATTCAGGTATTTCGTCGAACACCTGCCATGCATGCAAATTACATCATATCTCATAAACTCCACAAGATATAAAATCAAACCACCATAGTCCATATACATACAAGCTTGTTGCCCACAGTGATCAGTTACAAGTCCAAGACGAGTAAACAACACAAGACATGCATCTAATAGCTATACTGATAAGATCTCCGCTGCGCTTCCAGCGTTCTTCACAGTGATACTTCGTTGGTCGTTGCCCTAGAATCGCCACTGCAGAGCTTCTTAAATATATCCGCCGCTGACCTTCGAGCATGTTTGTAAGAATGCTGATGACCTAGCGTGACGGTCCTCCTTGAATGGCCGGGCTTAGCATGCTTTGGGTATTTTCTCACACTGGGCTGATAATAATATTTGTCAAGCCCAAGTATCAGATCCAATAAGGCATACGACATATTTTCACATATTCATTTCAAATccacttattttatttatatatatatatatgtcttgtcTCATTGTAACCGTTTGAAGCATAATTTTTAAATCCGACCCGCGCATCGAACTGTCAAGATTGAAGAGTCAACGGTTTTGAAGTTTAACCGTTATGATGGAGATTGAATCACggattttaaataaataataaatatttatagtttaataattatatacttatataatatatactatataactataCATACCTGTACAGTGTACAATACTACAATTGaatcttaatttttttacaaaaatttacTTAATTAATCCTATAGcaataaacaaatcaaataaacaattcataaaCCAAACATAAAATCCAAATTACGAATGTAAACCCATGATTTTACAATCTGGGTTTACATTCGTAATTGACTTTCACAATTGCATACAAGTGAACGACTTGGCCAGTAACACCTTTGTGTTTCTGAGTCATATTTTGCTCACCGAGTATTGAACATCTTTTCGCGAATTATGACCTAAAATTGTGTCGTATAAGCAGGCAATTTGATCCCAATTGGTCTGAAACTCATTTTGGTCTGAAAAGCCCGAAGAAGAGAGATCAATCAAGCTTTAGAAAGTTAAACAATCATATACATtatatgattactgaataagaAAATGACTTTGGTGCAGCCACATCAGCTTCTAGATGAATTTTACAATTGCCATGTGGATTaataaaaatgattaaaatacatattaattattttattccaaCACACAATtaacatgtattaattatttttccaaatttttaatcaatttaatGTGATTAATTAATTCTGTTACCTTTTATAAACAATAAAAGTGTGTGTCTTTAATTAGAGGAAATCATGCTGTTGACACATAAGAGCTTAAATCTTCATTCCtatttcaatttttcaattgattttctttcctttctcacattattgattttctatttgtttgaatttatgatgtttaatacaaaatatttattaatttttatgattgCTTAACCTATATAAATTAGAAAATCTTTGTGTCTCTTCAACTTTCTCAACGCCTAAACTAATTCTTTCTCATATAACGTATCATTATGTCTGATACACTGAAAAAAATTGATGGTTCAAGGATGAATTGGGAGGTGATTGCCCGCATCAGCCGACTATGGGATTCTAAGAACGTCCGAAATAACAATGATCTCCTGAGTTTGGATATGCTTCTCTTGGATGCAGAGGTGATGATAGACTCTCCTATTTTATCGTAAAATTCATACCACATCATCatgattttggttttattttattatatctaAAACCCTTTTTTTGATGCATCAATTTTTAACTTTGACTATGTAGGGAACACAAATTCACGGAAAAATTCGAAAGCGCCAGGTCGAAATGTTTCGCAACAAAATCAAAGAGGGACATATCTACGTGATTAGAAATTTCAGGGTTGTTGATAGTGATAACGCATACAAGCTTGTAGGGGGAGACGTATCGATTAATTTTTTGCCCATTTCTTCCTTCAAAGAGCTATCGGGATATGATGGTCCTCCCATTGAACACTAcgaatttcattttcaaaatcaagatgAGATAATCAAACGGCTAAACAACCACACATATTTGACAGGTTTTCATTTCCCTACTCTATTATCTATGTCATTTGTCTTTGTTTCGCTATTGTCTGTGACTATCTATCACAAATGTTAATGCAGATGTTATTGGGTTGCTCACTGAAATGGGTAAAATTGACAAAATAACTGTAAATGACTCTTTGGTTGAAAAGTTAGACTTGGAGATAGAGATTGAAGGGTAATACATTATCCGTctgattttgtattttcttagtTTAATTGGATTAATGTTTTTTCCCTCATTAATTTTGTATTGAATTTTCCTGAGTTTATTTTGCTTCTCATTTTGTATACAATGGTGACACTCTTagcattatttataattttgttttttattggtttctttattttttatttgaactgTATGTCTATGTTCTTGGTAAGTTAATTACATTCtattttaaattgatattgGTTTTAAAATGTTTCATTCCCTACATATATTCTACAGTTAACATGTATTACTTTTTTCATGATCAAACTGTCAGGCAGTTCAAGTTGAAAACTACATTATGGGCTGAGAAGGCTATGGAATTTGAAGAGTCAATGACTGATAAGAACAAAGGCCCTTTTGTTGTTATCATCACTTCCACAATTGTTAAAAGACTTTATGGTACGTTTTATGAACACCAACATTGTTTCGTCGTtcataccaaaaaaataaaccaTATTAACCTTGTGGTTCTATTTGTAGGGGATATTTGTATTTCATCAATGCCAGCAACCAAAACATTTGTCAACTTGGATCATCCAGCTACAAAACTCTTGCTAGATACGTAATGCTCTTTTGTGAATTTGCTAATTTATTTGAGATTATGCGAAATAGTAGTATCTTGAAATACAtaatgctttttttttgtttgctccCCAGTGCTAATGATCAGCATGCCGTTATATCTGTGATAAAGTTGAATCCAAAAATTCCGATGCCATTAGAGGAGCAAAAGGTTGAAAATAGAAAGACAATATATGAATTATCTATGATGATGCctactaaagaaagcaaaaaTTCGATCATTGTTACTATCGTTGCCATGATAAGAGAAGTTCAAAATAAGTATGGTTGGTGCTACACCTCCTGTGAAAATTGTAGGAAGAAATTGCAGCGCACTGATAAAGTGTTACATTGTGATGGTTGTAAACGAGATTCAATTTTCCCAAATACGAGGtaataattattaaatattcGTTAATGTTCTGACATTAagcttttattttattcttttatttttttaaaaacacttAATCCGCAGTTTCAAGGTTGAACTATTGGTCGTTGATGAGACTGGTGAGACGACCCTTACTATGTTTGATGATGAAGTTCAAAAGATCATTGGGGTTTCTGCTGCGACACTCATGAGTCACTATGGAGCATCAATTCGTGAATTGCCTCCACAGTTGAATAATTTCATTGGTCGTAAATTCATATTCCAGCTTAGGTTGACAGATTACAATTTGATCTTGGGCAATCAAGAATATACAATCACGAAGGTGTTCGATACAGAGAACAAAGAGAAGGGAGGCAAAGCAACTAATGATGGTATTAAAAAAGAGGCCATGAGTTCTGGTACATCACAGGTATCACTCtccacttcattttttttaatattttattctcTATCAATGATCTTAATGtaattcaaattttattttatgcaGCAAGATATTAATCACATAGATACAGAAAAATTGtacgagaaaaatggggaaACTGTTTGTGTTGTGCAAGATGATGTTTGCGtaggtattttttttaactacatctatgaaaaaatgtcatttacacaaGTACAAACTAACGAGGCAGattcattttgaattttataGGTTGCGGATGCGACAACAAAAGCTTCTCCAAACGCTTCTACTAACAATAGCAGTGTATCAGTGGATGATGTAGTTTCAGCCACAGGagataagaaaaaaaaggcaaaaattgCTTTGGATTAGTCATGCTGTTTTTAATGTCTTTATGATTTTAATGT belongs to Tripterygium wilfordii isolate XIE 37 chromosome 2, ASM1340144v1, whole genome shotgun sequence and includes:
- the LOC120010684 gene encoding replication protein A 70 kDa DNA-binding subunit D-like; the protein is MSDTLKKIDGSRMNWEVIARISRLWDSKNVRNNNDLLSLDMLLLDAEGTQIHGKIRKRQVEMFRNKIKEGHIYVIRNFRVVDSDNAYKLVGGDVSINFLPISSFKELSGYDGPPIEHYEFHFQNQDEIIKRLNNHTYLTDVIGLLTEMGKIDKITVNDSLVEKLDLEIEIEGQFKLKTTLWAEKAMEFEESMTDKNKGPFVVIITSTIVKRLYGDICISSMPATKTFVNLDHPATKLLLDTANDQHAVISVIKLNPKIPMPLEEQKVENRKTIYELSMMMPTKESKNSIIVTIVAMIREVQNKYGWCYTSCENCRKKLQRTDKVLHCDGCKRDSIFPNTSFKVELLVVDETGETTLTMFDDEVQKIIGVSAATLMSHYGASIRELPPQLNNFIGRKFIFQLRLTDYNLILGNQEYTITKVFDTENKEKGGKATNDGIKKEAMSSGTSQQDINHIDTEKLYEKNGETVCVVQDDVCVADATTKASPNASTNNSSVSVDDVVSATGDKKKKAKIALD